The window AAGGATTAACGGGGATGTTAAGAATCCCTTTATGGTATCTAAGCTTAATTTTTCCTTCCCCATACTAAATTTCATAACGGATACATAAATAAACCATATAAAAAACTCGTGACCAATACCCATGACAGCTATGGGTAAAAGGTTAGCCTCGCCAAACACTGTAATGTATAAAGGTATCCCCAACAAACCAAAGGAAAAACCCGATACAATAAATGGTAAAGCGGGATGTTGAATAATCGGCAACTTTCTTAATAAAAAGCCTAATACCATCATGACTATACACAGTATAAAAACGGATAAAATTAACCCGAAATATTCTATTTTAAAATCCAGATTAACAAAGGCTATAAATAATACCGATGGTAATGCAATATCAATGACAATCTTTTTAAAACCATTGATCACATCCTGGCTTAAAAATTGGGTCTTTCTCATCACAAAACCTGCTCCAAATAGTAGGAGAATGGGGAGTACTTTTGCTAATAGTTCCATGTTGTTATCCTTTCTTATGTTCATCAGTCATTAACTCAGATAAATTATATTGTATTTAGAATACATTTAATACGTGGTGTTTAATTACTATAAAACCCTTTATTTTGTGTTTTTTGTTATTACGATATGCTATAATAAAACACAGGAGGGTTACTCATGAAAATTACGAATGAAAAAGTAAAAGGCTATTTCTTAGCGTTAATCGGTGCATTATCCTTATATGTTTATTTATTTGGCTTTCAGATGCTTATCGCCTTTACTCCCGTTGTTGTTGGAGCAGTCATTGTGATAGGTTTAATCAAATTATTAGATGTATAAAAACTGTTTAAACACCATCTATCCA is drawn from Vallitalea pronyensis and contains these coding sequences:
- a CDS encoding AEC family transporter, encoding MNIRKDNNMELLAKVLPILLLFGAGFVMRKTQFLSQDVINGFKKIVIDIALPSVLFIAFVNLDFKIEYFGLILSVFILCIVMMVLGFLLRKLPIIQHPALPFIVSGFSFGLLGIPLYITVFGEANLLPIAVMGIGHEFFIWFIYVSVMKFSMGKEKLSLDTIKGFLTSPLILAIILGVGINLLGLSHLLKDNYLLHGIYLTLESISKIATPLILMVIGYGLSFNKAYAKLTIMFVALRFVLMLAVGYLFKFIIIDRLITFDHYMNYAYFTLLILPPPFSASVLVGKYGGSDDQVKLVNNITVVSTCLCIATYIVYMFVTQ